The Methanocaldococcus sp. genome has a segment encoding these proteins:
- a CDS encoding nucleotidyltransferase family protein translates to MELNKEVILTTLRKHKNELKNFGVKRIGLFGSYARNEQKESSDIDFIVEFEKGKATYDNYIGLITYLENLFNKKVDLLTVEGLKTIRVKEVKEEIEKGVIYV, encoded by the coding sequence ATGGAACTTAATAAAGAAGTTATTTTAACTACACTCAGAAAGCATAAAAATGAATTAAAAAATTTTGGAGTTAAAAGGATAGGATTATTTGGAAGTTATGCAAGAAATGAACAAAAGGAAAGTTCAGATATTGATTTTATTGTTGAATTTGAAAAAGGAAAAGCAACGTATGATAATTACATTGGGTTGATAACATACCTTGAAAATTTATTTAACAAAAAGGTAGATTTGCTCACTGTAGAAGGTTTGAAAACTATAAGAGTAAAAGAAGTTAAAGAAGAGATTGAAAAAGGGGTAATATATGTCTAA